From the Streptomyces sp. Tu 2975 genome, one window contains:
- a CDS encoding endonuclease/exonuclease/phosphatase family protein, with protein sequence MVLGRGTRLLAGAAIVVCMVLVGPSAPSGALFARSVPVEAVREVVPNRVMTWNICNPCKASNVDRAAEIATYAPQIVGLQEACVRDVEKIRDQLESRYGLVYHVEYGMVLRNWGRCGGPPWSPGAYGQAVLSAAPMTDRVSVQYPDGGSEDRGYMAVTTMVGGRPARLFNTHLAQRRQEAVRADQIEVLAAEVTRHDRAIVLGDFNAVPAASELTEMWTLATDTDPECRPSPAGACEPTTDWRSKFDYIFLRGITSLEHGVRPSSYSDHHLLHADLDLRG encoded by the coding sequence ATGGTGCTCGGAAGAGGCACGCGGTTGCTCGCGGGTGCCGCGATCGTGGTCTGCATGGTGCTCGTCGGGCCCAGCGCACCGAGCGGCGCCCTCTTCGCCAGGTCAGTGCCCGTAGAAGCCGTCAGGGAGGTCGTACCGAACCGGGTCATGACCTGGAACATCTGCAACCCCTGCAAGGCGAGCAACGTCGACCGGGCAGCGGAGATCGCCACATACGCGCCCCAGATCGTCGGGCTGCAAGAAGCGTGCGTGCGTGACGTCGAGAAGATCCGGGATCAGCTGGAGAGCCGCTACGGACTGGTCTACCACGTCGAGTACGGGATGGTTCTGCGGAATTGGGGCCGCTGCGGTGGACCACCGTGGAGTCCAGGGGCCTACGGCCAGGCGGTGCTCTCGGCGGCACCTATGACGGACCGAGTCAGCGTGCAATATCCCGACGGAGGATCCGAGGACCGCGGGTACATGGCCGTCACCACCATGGTGGGCGGCCGGCCGGCCCGGCTCTTCAACACACATCTCGCCCAACGACGGCAGGAAGCGGTCCGAGCAGACCAGATCGAGGTCCTCGCCGCGGAGGTGACCCGGCACGACCGCGCGATCGTTCTCGGCGACTTCAACGCCGTGCCGGCCGCTTCCGAGCTCACCGAGATGTGGACACTGGCCACTGATACGGACCCCGAGTGTCGTCCCTCGCCCGCCGGCGCCTGCGAGCCGACCACCGACTGGCGGAGCAAGTTCGACTACATCTTCCTGCGAGGCATCACGTCGCTCGAGCACGGTGTTCGTCCCAGCTCGTACTCGGACCACCACCTGCTCCACGCCGACCTGGACCTCCGCGGGTGA
- a CDS encoding acyl-CoA dehydrogenase family protein, with amino-acid sequence MADPLLFNPHTYDPAHFDPETRRLLRATVDWFEARGKRQLIEDYRTRAWLGDFLRFASAEGLFATFLTPASEAGAQQDKRWDTARIAALNEIFGFYGLDYWYAWQVTVLGLGPVWQSDNAAARARAAELLDQGEVFAFGLSEKAHGADIYSTDMLLEPDGEGGFRARGSKYYIGNGNAAGLVSVFGRRTDVEGPDGYVFFAADSRHPAYHVVQNVVDSSKYVSEFRLEDYPVGPEDVLHTGRAAFDAALNTVNVGKFNLCTASIGICEHAMYEAVTHAQNRILYGRPVTAFPHVRRELADAYVRLVGMKLFSDRAVDYFRSAGPDDRRYLLFNPMTKMKVTTEGEKVIDLLWDVIAAKGFEKDTYFAQAAVEIRGLPKLEGTVHVNLALILKFMRNHLLNPAEYAPVPTRLDAADDDFLFRQGPARGLGSVRFHDWRPAFEAYAHLPNVARFREQAEALCEFVATAAPDEEQSRDLDLLLAVGQLFALVVHGQLILEQAGMTSPDEDVLDELFAVLVRDFSAHAVELHGKDSATAKQQRWALDAVRRSVVDEARSARVWKRVEGLAGAYEMTP; translated from the coding sequence ATGGCTGACCCGCTGCTGTTCAATCCCCACACCTACGACCCGGCGCACTTCGACCCGGAGACCCGCAGGCTGCTGCGTGCCACCGTCGACTGGTTCGAGGCCCGCGGAAAGCGCCAGCTGATCGAGGACTACCGCACCCGCGCCTGGCTCGGGGACTTCCTCCGATTCGCTTCCGCGGAAGGCCTGTTCGCCACCTTCCTCACCCCCGCCTCCGAGGCCGGCGCCCAGCAGGACAAGCGCTGGGACACTGCGCGGATCGCCGCCCTCAACGAGATCTTCGGCTTCTACGGGCTCGACTACTGGTACGCCTGGCAGGTAACCGTCCTCGGACTCGGACCGGTCTGGCAGAGCGACAACGCCGCGGCCCGGGCCCGCGCCGCCGAACTGCTCGACCAGGGCGAGGTGTTCGCATTCGGACTGTCCGAGAAGGCCCACGGCGCCGACATCTACTCCACCGACATGCTGTTGGAGCCCGACGGCGAGGGCGGCTTCCGGGCCCGCGGCTCCAAGTACTACATCGGCAACGGCAACGCCGCCGGACTGGTCTCCGTCTTCGGCCGCCGCACCGACGTCGAGGGGCCTGACGGCTATGTCTTCTTCGCCGCGGACAGCCGTCACCCGGCCTACCACGTGGTGCAGAACGTGGTCGATTCCTCGAAGTACGTCAGCGAGTTCCGGCTGGAGGACTACCCCGTCGGCCCCGAGGACGTGCTGCACACCGGCCGTGCCGCCTTCGACGCCGCGCTCAACACCGTCAACGTCGGCAAGTTCAACCTCTGCACCGCTTCCATCGGCATCTGCGAGCACGCGATGTACGAGGCGGTCACCCACGCCCAGAACCGGATCCTGTACGGCCGCCCCGTCACCGCCTTCCCGCACGTGCGCCGCGAGCTCGCCGACGCGTATGTCCGCCTGGTCGGGATGAAACTGTTCAGCGACCGCGCCGTCGACTACTTCCGCTCCGCGGGGCCCGACGACCGTCGTTACCTGCTCTTCAACCCGATGACGAAGATGAAGGTGACCACAGAGGGCGAGAAGGTCATCGACCTGCTCTGGGACGTCATCGCCGCCAAGGGCTTCGAGAAGGACACCTACTTCGCCCAGGCCGCCGTCGAGATCCGGGGCCTGCCGAAGCTCGAGGGAACGGTCCACGTCAACCTCGCGCTGATCCTCAAGTTCATGCGCAACCATCTGCTGAACCCGGCCGAGTACGCGCCCGTACCCACGCGTCTCGACGCGGCCGACGACGACTTCCTCTTCCGGCAGGGACCCGCCCGTGGCCTCGGCTCCGTCCGCTTCCATGACTGGCGTCCCGCGTTCGAAGCCTATGCCCACCTGCCCAACGTCGCCCGCTTCCGGGAGCAGGCGGAAGCCCTGTGCGAGTTCGTCGCCACCGCCGCGCCCGACGAGGAGCAGAGCCGTGACCTCGACCTGCTGCTCGCAGTGGGGCAACTCTTCGCGCTGGTCGTGCACGGTCAGCTGATCCTCGAGCAGGCGGGGATGACGAGCCCGGACGAAGACGTGCTCGACGAACTGTTCGCCGTCCTGGTCCGCGACTTCTCCGCGCACGCCGTGGAGCTGCACGGCAAGGACTCCGCCACGGCAAAGCAGCAGCGCTGGGCCCTGGACGCCGTCCGGCGCTCCGTCGTCGACGAGGCCCGGTCGGCACGGGTCTGGAAGCGCGTCGAAGGCCTGGCCGGGGCCTACGAGATGACGCCGTGA
- a CDS encoding zinc-dependent alcohol dehydrogenase family protein: MRGAVIHAPGDVRFETLDDPKILKPTDAIIRTAVTCVCGSDLWPYRGLEPIGAPHPMGHEYVGFVEEVGSEVNSVRPGQFVVGSFATSDNTCANCLGGFQSNCLHREFMGTCQADHIRIPNAQGTLVATDEQPPEELWPGLLAVSDVMGTGWWAADAAEVEPGSTVVVVGDGAVGLCGVIAAKEMGAERIIAMSRHEPRQKLALEYGATDIVTERGEEGVARIKDLTDGIGADSVLECVGTAQAMQQALRSARPGGNVGFVGVPHDVAVDGEELFYSHVGLRGGPAPVRRYLPDLIDRVLSGRIDPGRVFDLTLPLEQVADGYKAMDERRAIKALLTP; the protein is encoded by the coding sequence ATGCGCGGAGCAGTGATCCACGCCCCCGGCGATGTCCGCTTCGAGACCCTCGACGACCCGAAGATCCTCAAACCGACCGACGCGATCATCCGCACGGCCGTTACCTGCGTATGCGGCTCGGACCTGTGGCCCTATCGAGGTCTCGAGCCGATCGGCGCCCCGCACCCGATGGGACACGAGTACGTCGGCTTCGTCGAGGAGGTCGGCAGCGAGGTCAACTCGGTCCGGCCGGGTCAGTTCGTCGTAGGCTCCTTCGCCACCTCGGACAACACCTGCGCCAACTGCCTGGGCGGCTTCCAGTCGAACTGTCTGCACCGCGAATTCATGGGCACCTGCCAGGCCGACCACATCCGCATCCCCAACGCGCAAGGCACGCTGGTCGCCACCGACGAGCAGCCGCCCGAGGAGCTGTGGCCCGGGCTGCTGGCGGTCTCCGACGTGATGGGCACCGGTTGGTGGGCCGCCGACGCCGCCGAGGTCGAGCCCGGTTCCACCGTCGTGGTGGTCGGCGACGGCGCGGTCGGACTTTGCGGGGTGATCGCGGCCAAGGAGATGGGCGCGGAGCGGATCATCGCCATGAGTCGCCATGAACCGCGCCAGAAGCTCGCGCTGGAGTACGGCGCCACCGACATCGTCACCGAGCGTGGCGAGGAAGGCGTCGCCCGCATCAAGGACCTCACCGACGGGATCGGCGCCGACTCGGTCCTGGAGTGCGTCGGCACCGCCCAGGCCATGCAGCAGGCGCTGCGTTCGGCCCGGCCCGGCGGCAACGTCGGTTTCGTCGGCGTCCCCCACGACGTGGCGGTCGACGGCGAGGAGCTGTTCTACTCCCACGTCGGCCTGCGCGGTGGTCCTGCCCCCGTCCGTCGCTACCTGCCCGACCTGATCGACCGGGTCCTGAGCGGCCGTATCGACCCGGGCAGGGTCTTCGACCTCACCCTGCCCCTGGAGCAGGTCGCCGACGGGTACAAGGCGATGGACGAGCGCCGCGCCATCAAGGCCCTCCTCACGCCCTGA
- a CDS encoding YciI family protein encodes MTRYLISFDDGAMTFPEEELAEVAEASHKVVREAQDAAVWVFGGGLERQRASVVATDGTVTDGPYPETKAVLGGFSIIDVPSREDALKWAAKIAAACRCAQEVREIMPDSTA; translated from the coding sequence ATGACGCGGTACCTGATCTCTTTCGATGACGGTGCGATGACCTTCCCCGAGGAGGAGTTGGCCGAGGTGGCCGAGGCCTCGCACAAGGTGGTGCGGGAGGCTCAGGACGCCGCTGTGTGGGTCTTCGGTGGTGGGCTGGAAAGGCAGCGGGCGAGCGTCGTGGCCACCGACGGTACCGTCACCGACGGCCCGTACCCGGAGACCAAGGCGGTCCTCGGCGGGTTCTCGATCATCGATGTGCCCTCACGTGAGGATGCGCTGAAGTGGGCTGCCAAAATCGCTGCCGCGTGCCGCTGTGCGCAAGAGGTTCGGGAGATCATGCCCGACTCGACCGCCTGA
- a CDS encoding PIG-L family deacetylase has product MATVLAFHAHPDDEVLMTGGTLARAAAEGHRVVIVVATDGLTGPLAADESPRMSELRASAAVLGAARVVHLGYADSGNGKELHPDPPDRVRFVRADVEEAAERLAAILRDEAADVLLSYDANGGYGHRDHLKVHEVGRRAAALAGVERLLEATLPRELIVRVLRLVNWLRIPLRHEGVAPRTAYSARSAITHRVDARRFARQKQQALAAHRSQVTGAGRLAPVMRALIRLPSPVFGMLLGREWFADAARSSAPTVGISFFRPTRW; this is encoded by the coding sequence ATGGCAACCGTTCTCGCATTCCATGCGCACCCCGACGACGAGGTGCTCATGACCGGGGGCACCCTTGCACGCGCCGCCGCAGAGGGGCATCGAGTAGTGATCGTCGTCGCCACGGACGGCCTGACGGGTCCCTTGGCCGCGGACGAGTCGCCCCGCATGAGTGAGCTGCGTGCGAGTGCCGCCGTCCTGGGGGCAGCTCGCGTGGTTCATCTCGGCTACGCGGACAGCGGCAACGGAAAAGAGTTGCATCCCGATCCACCGGACCGTGTGCGTTTCGTACGGGCCGATGTCGAGGAAGCCGCCGAGCGTCTGGCCGCGATCCTCAGGGACGAGGCGGCAGATGTACTCCTCAGCTACGACGCCAACGGCGGTTACGGTCATCGGGACCATCTGAAAGTGCACGAAGTCGGACGACGCGCTGCCGCTCTCGCCGGAGTCGAGCGGCTGCTTGAGGCCACGCTTCCGCGCGAGCTCATTGTCCGAGTGCTCAGGCTGGTGAACTGGCTCAGGATCCCGCTGCGTCACGAGGGAGTGGCTCCTCGCACCGCCTACAGCGCACGGTCGGCCATCACGCACAGAGTCGACGCACGCCGCTTCGCGCGTCAGAAACAACAAGCACTCGCTGCCCATCGCTCGCAGGTGACCGGTGCCGGTCGGCTCGCGCCGGTCATGCGCGCGCTGATTCGCCTGCCGTCACCCGTCTTCGGGATGCTCCTTGGGCGGGAATGGTTCGCTGATGCCGCCCGGTCCTCGGCACCCACCGTCGGCATCAGCTTCTTCCGGCCGACGAGATGGTGA
- a CDS encoding helix-turn-helix transcriptional regulator produces the protein MDNRQEVREFLTSRRAKITPERAGLPSGTRRRVPGLRRSEVAALADVSVEYYAKLERGNLAGVSPAVLEAVARALQLDDAERAHLLHLAQAADGSDALTRPRRRRATGRWTPHRSLQWTLDAITAGPAFVRNGRMDLLAANALARAFYCDVYNGSRPPNLAHFHFLDPASRRFYPDWDLVADVSVAILRTEAGRNPHDKDLHDLVGELSTRSEEFRTRWGAHNVRHHGTGVKRWHHPIVGELTLAFEGLEMAAEPGLTLTIYTADPGSPSEEGLRLLASWAATQDADTDAEPTTAG, from the coding sequence GTGGACAATCGTCAAGAGGTCCGCGAGTTCCTCACCTCGCGGCGAGCAAAGATCACCCCGGAACGGGCCGGGCTGCCCTCCGGCACCCGGCGCCGGGTGCCGGGACTGCGCAGGAGCGAGGTTGCGGCCCTGGCCGACGTCAGCGTCGAGTACTACGCGAAACTCGAACGCGGCAACCTCGCCGGCGTCTCCCCGGCCGTTCTCGAGGCCGTCGCCCGCGCGCTCCAGCTCGACGACGCCGAGCGCGCTCATCTGCTTCACCTGGCTCAGGCCGCCGACGGCTCCGACGCCCTCACCCGGCCCCGTCGCCGACGCGCCACAGGCCGGTGGACGCCGCACCGCAGCCTGCAGTGGACCCTGGACGCGATCACCGCCGGCCCCGCGTTCGTCCGTAACGGCCGCATGGACCTGCTCGCGGCCAACGCACTGGCCCGTGCTTTCTACTGCGACGTCTACAACGGGAGCCGGCCGCCGAACCTCGCCCACTTCCACTTCCTGGACCCCGCATCCCGGCGCTTCTACCCGGACTGGGACCTCGTCGCCGACGTCAGCGTGGCCATTCTGCGCACCGAGGCCGGCCGCAACCCGCACGACAAGGACCTGCACGATCTCGTCGGTGAGCTGTCCACACGCAGCGAGGAGTTCCGCACCCGCTGGGGCGCCCACAACGTCCGCCACCACGGCACCGGAGTCAAGCGGTGGCACCACCCGATCGTCGGCGAGCTCACCCTCGCTTTCGAGGGACTGGAGATGGCCGCCGAACCGGGCCTCACCCTCACGATCTACACGGCCGACCCCGGATCGCCCTCCGAAGAGGGCCTACGGCTGCTCGCCTCGTGGGCCGCTACGCAGGATGCCGACACCGATGCGGAACCGACCACGGCAGGCTGA
- a CDS encoding PP2C family protein-serine/threonine phosphatase, whose amino-acid sequence MPFALALAVLVIELTPAHFVYTGPFLVATPALAAVTMGPKGTLSAAALALAISVTTATYNQAWGTLQVYTNFMALVMVTTAGFITSGAVRTRRQRELDQVRRIAVAAQKVILRPVPEHLGQVRAASLGLAAGTGAQIGGDLYAAARTPYGVRLMVGDVRGKGLGAVHAVAVALGAFREFAHYEADLVEVMHRCTAALLREAAVPGAFDQEALMEGFTTAILAQVPDEHVVHLVNRGHPPPLMLHQGRVETLMPASPLPPLGLEELFSGPPVKPESYPLSPGDRLLLYTDGVIEARNRDNEFFALAQAMVEIPARTTPAEFLDELHQALIRHTGGNLTDDVAMILVDRLDEQDTEHTGAGGT is encoded by the coding sequence GTGCCGTTCGCGCTCGCGCTCGCCGTGCTGGTCATCGAGCTCACGCCTGCGCACTTCGTTTATACGGGCCCCTTTCTCGTCGCGACGCCCGCGCTGGCCGCGGTGACCATGGGCCCCAAAGGCACCCTTTCCGCGGCGGCTCTCGCGTTGGCGATCAGCGTGACCACCGCTACCTACAACCAGGCCTGGGGGACCCTGCAGGTCTACACCAACTTCATGGCTCTGGTCATGGTGACCACGGCCGGATTCATCACGAGCGGCGCCGTCCGGACACGCAGGCAGAGGGAGCTCGATCAGGTGCGCCGGATCGCCGTGGCAGCCCAGAAGGTCATCCTGAGGCCTGTCCCCGAGCACCTGGGCCAGGTGCGGGCGGCCAGCCTCGGCCTCGCCGCCGGGACGGGCGCACAGATCGGCGGTGACCTGTACGCGGCCGCCAGGACGCCCTACGGCGTGCGGCTCATGGTGGGCGACGTCCGAGGCAAGGGGCTCGGCGCCGTGCACGCGGTGGCGGTGGCGCTGGGCGCGTTCCGAGAGTTCGCGCACTACGAGGCCGACCTGGTGGAGGTCATGCACCGCTGCACGGCTGCTCTCCTACGGGAGGCCGCCGTGCCGGGCGCCTTCGACCAGGAGGCCCTGATGGAGGGATTCACCACCGCGATCCTCGCCCAGGTGCCGGACGAACACGTGGTGCACCTGGTCAACCGCGGTCATCCGCCTCCGCTGATGCTGCACCAGGGCAGGGTCGAAACCCTGATGCCCGCCTCTCCCCTGCCGCCTCTCGGCCTGGAGGAACTCTTCAGCGGCCCTCCCGTCAAGCCTGAGAGCTATCCGCTTTCACCCGGTGACCGCCTGCTCCTGTACACCGACGGCGTGATCGAGGCCCGCAACCGCGACAACGAGTTCTTCGCCCTGGCTCAGGCCATGGTGGAGATACCCGCACGGACCACCCCGGCGGAGTTCCTGGACGAACTCCACCAGGCACTGATCCGCCACACCGGGGGCAACCTGACGGACGATGTGGCGATGATCCTCGTCGACCGCCTCGATGAGCAAGACACCGAACACACCGGTGCGGGCGGAACCTAG
- a CDS encoding ATP-binding protein codes for MDTMSVTVATARSETSVAGARESARDFLEGLVHPIASEAADTVILVVSELVTNALRHGGGACTLDLTAHPDSIEVAVHDRSPRVPRIRTPDLNGGTGGFGWPMVNRLAHTTSVTRRPSGGKTVSAIVAR; via the coding sequence ATGGACACGATGAGCGTCACTGTCGCAACCGCCCGCTCCGAGACCTCCGTTGCCGGGGCACGCGAGAGCGCCCGGGACTTCCTCGAAGGACTCGTCCATCCGATCGCATCCGAAGCCGCCGACACCGTGATCCTGGTGGTCTCGGAGCTCGTCACCAATGCCCTGCGCCACGGCGGCGGCGCCTGCACCCTGGACCTGACCGCACACCCGGACAGCATCGAGGTGGCCGTGCACGACCGCAGCCCGCGCGTGCCACGCATACGCACCCCCGACCTGAACGGCGGCACCGGAGGCTTCGGCTGGCCCATGGTCAACCGCCTCGCCCACACCACCTCGGTGACCCGCCGGCCGTCCGGCGGCAAGACCGTCAGCGCAATTGTCGCCCGGTAG
- a CDS encoding dihydrofolate reductase family protein: MTATYTFDVFSSLDGFGAAGGDWTGYWGKQGPELLDHRLAQYGDDQRMVLGANTYRAFAQMLASSTEESEVRDPWVTRMRSLPATVVSTTLEGPLDWPNATLVSGDAVDVVARLKEESVVPLRSHGSLSMNRALMAAGLVDRVQVTLFPVITGRTGLDPIFQGAADFDLELIENRTLDGNIQELIYRPTLHA; this comes from the coding sequence ATGACCGCTACCTACACCTTCGACGTCTTTTCCAGCCTCGACGGTTTCGGCGCCGCCGGCGGCGACTGGACCGGCTACTGGGGCAAGCAAGGCCCCGAGCTCCTCGACCACCGCCTCGCCCAGTACGGCGACGACCAGCGGATGGTCCTCGGGGCCAACACGTACCGGGCGTTCGCACAGATGCTCGCCTCGAGCACCGAGGAGTCCGAGGTGCGTGACCCATGGGTCACCCGGATGAGGAGCCTGCCGGCAACGGTGGTCTCGACCACACTCGAAGGACCCCTCGACTGGCCGAACGCGACCCTCGTGAGCGGCGATGCCGTCGACGTCGTCGCGCGGCTCAAGGAGGAGTCCGTGGTGCCGTTGCGTTCGCACGGCAGCCTGTCGATGAACCGGGCGCTGATGGCCGCCGGTCTGGTCGACCGCGTCCAGGTGACCCTCTTCCCCGTGATCACCGGTCGGACCGGACTGGACCCGATCTTCCAGGGTGCGGCCGACTTCGACCTCGAACTCATCGAGAACCGAACGCTCGACGGCAACATCCAAGAGCTCATCTACCGGCCCACCCTGCACGCCTGA
- a CDS encoding NAD(P)/FAD-dependent oxidoreductase: protein MTSTVGPAGTDTHHYDVIVVGARCAGAPTAMLLARLGHRVLLVDRATFPSDTISTHLIHPPGVAALDRWGLLDRVVATGCPPIDTYVFDLGPFAIAGSPAGMGFEASYAPRRTVLDKILVDAAAESGAEVREGFTVGEFLSDGDRVTGIRGHGKDGRQVTDHARVVVGADGLHSPLAKAVGAEEYAEKPKINAYYYTYWAGLPLHGRFEAYDRGDRAFAAWPTNDGLTLLICGWPMRDFETNRGDVEGNYHATLARAPALAERVAAAERTDRFVGMAIPNYFRRPYGPGWILVGDAGYLKDPITAQGIQDAFRDAERCSRAIDDSFAGRQTFEEAMRSTQEARDAEVMSMYEFTAEFASMEPPPPEMEQLLIATSQSRAAQDEFARVTAGVTRPDEFFEHMKERMAQEAGSAA from the coding sequence ATGACCAGCACAGTCGGCCCGGCAGGCACGGACACCCATCACTACGACGTGATCGTCGTCGGGGCACGCTGCGCAGGCGCGCCGACCGCGATGCTGCTCGCCCGTCTCGGGCACCGGGTGCTCCTGGTCGACCGGGCGACCTTCCCCAGCGACACGATCTCCACGCATCTGATCCATCCGCCCGGCGTGGCCGCGCTGGACCGTTGGGGCCTGCTGGACCGGGTGGTCGCGACAGGCTGCCCGCCGATCGACACGTACGTCTTCGACCTCGGCCCCTTCGCCATCGCCGGGTCGCCCGCCGGCATGGGGTTCGAGGCCTCGTACGCACCGCGCCGCACCGTCCTCGACAAAATCCTCGTCGACGCCGCGGCCGAGTCGGGCGCGGAGGTACGCGAGGGGTTCACCGTCGGAGAGTTCCTGTCGGACGGCGACAGGGTGACGGGCATCAGGGGCCACGGCAAGGACGGGAGGCAGGTCACCGACCACGCCCGCGTCGTCGTCGGCGCGGACGGACTCCACTCGCCGCTCGCCAAGGCGGTGGGCGCCGAAGAGTACGCGGAGAAGCCGAAGATCAACGCGTACTACTACACGTACTGGGCAGGGCTGCCGCTGCACGGCAGGTTCGAGGCGTACGACCGAGGGGACCGGGCGTTCGCGGCGTGGCCCACCAACGACGGTCTGACGCTGCTCATCTGCGGTTGGCCGATGCGGGATTTCGAGACCAACCGCGGTGACGTCGAAGGGAACTACCACGCCACACTGGCACGGGCACCGGCCCTCGCCGAGCGGGTGGCGGCCGCCGAACGGACCGACCGGTTCGTGGGCATGGCCATCCCCAACTACTTCCGCAGGCCCTACGGCCCGGGCTGGATCCTGGTCGGCGACGCCGGATACCTGAAGGACCCGATCACCGCCCAGGGCATCCAGGACGCCTTCCGGGACGCGGAGCGGTGCAGCCGGGCTATCGACGACTCCTTCGCCGGACGGCAGACGTTCGAGGAGGCCATGCGGTCGACCCAGGAGGCCCGGGACGCGGAGGTCATGAGCATGTACGAGTTCACGGCGGAGTTCGCTTCGATGGAGCCGCCGCCTCCCGAGATGGAGCAGTTGCTCATCGCCACGTCACAGAGTCGGGCGGCGCAGGACGAGTTCGCCAGGGTGACGGCCGGAGTGACGCGGCCCGACGAGTTCTTCGAGCACATGAAGGAACGGATGGCCCAGGAGGCGGGCAGCGCGGCCTGA
- a CDS encoding GNAT family N-acetyltransferase has translation MSSSFSLTGTDLTTDRLVLRPWSTDEIIAVLGDGRMAHWAEDFPAEGDRVIAGFIAGQSGEPGEHGHRLIVERESGLVVGSISLLWPPHDGALEVGYGIVASRRGRGYATEATRALVEFALSSPDVHTVYADADVSNPASVRVLEKAGLHRWSEDATTARFRIAAPDLAQR, from the coding sequence GTGTCTTCTTCTTTCTCGTTGACCGGTACGGATCTGACCACTGACCGCCTTGTCCTGCGGCCATGGTCCACCGACGAGATCATCGCCGTCCTCGGTGACGGTCGCATGGCGCACTGGGCGGAGGATTTCCCCGCCGAGGGCGACCGTGTCATCGCCGGCTTCATCGCCGGGCAGTCGGGCGAGCCGGGCGAGCACGGCCACCGGCTGATCGTCGAGCGGGAGAGCGGCCTGGTGGTCGGCTCGATCAGCTTGCTCTGGCCGCCGCATGACGGTGCCCTCGAAGTCGGATACGGCATCGTCGCTTCGCGACGTGGCCGCGGCTATGCAACCGAGGCCACCCGGGCCCTGGTGGAGTTCGCCCTGAGCTCGCCTGACGTCCACACGGTGTACGCCGATGCGGACGTCTCGAACCCGGCTTCTGTCCGGGTACTCGAGAAGGCCGGACTGCATCGCTGGAGCGAGGACGCCACTACGGCCCGCTTCCGCATCGCAGCGCCGGACCTGGCCCAGCGGTAG
- a CDS encoding phosphotransferase, whose protein sequence is MEPSILRRAVEAGRATASELGLQVDDVVVVHNSDRVALRLVPCEVLARVAPLGHLTDSEFEVEVALRLADVDAPVAELDPRVEPRVHVRDAFAISLWTYYQPVGSEVTPADYADVFMRHHAALRRIDLDAPHVTDRIAAALREVEDRQKSPELTDPDRELLGGALSGPSAAIGTDKAGDQLLHGEPHPGNLLNTRRGPLFVDLATCCRGPVEFDLAHAPDDVGKHCAGADHDLIHRCRALNWAMFSAWRWRRDDQMPERDHWRVEGLDQVRAALDRCGTG, encoded by the coding sequence ATGGAGCCATCGATACTCCGCCGCGCGGTGGAGGCAGGACGGGCGACCGCTTCGGAGCTGGGCCTTCAGGTCGATGATGTGGTCGTCGTCCACAACTCGGACCGCGTCGCGCTGCGGCTGGTCCCTTGTGAGGTTCTGGCTCGGGTCGCACCGTTGGGGCATCTGACCGACTCCGAGTTCGAAGTGGAGGTGGCTCTCCGTCTCGCCGACGTCGACGCTCCCGTGGCTGAGCTCGACCCTCGGGTCGAGCCTCGCGTCCATGTGCGTGACGCGTTCGCCATCTCACTGTGGACCTACTACCAACCCGTCGGATCAGAGGTCACGCCGGCCGACTACGCAGACGTGTTCATGCGGCACCATGCCGCCCTCCGCCGGATCGATCTGGACGCGCCGCATGTCACCGATCGAATCGCCGCGGCACTGAGAGAGGTGGAGGACCGGCAGAAGTCCCCCGAGCTGACCGATCCTGATCGGGAACTCCTCGGCGGCGCACTCAGTGGTCCGAGCGCCGCGATCGGCACCGACAAGGCCGGCGACCAGCTGTTGCACGGCGAGCCGCATCCGGGCAACCTCCTCAACACGAGGAGAGGGCCGCTTTTCGTAGACCTCGCCACGTGCTGCCGTGGTCCGGTCGAATTCGACCTCGCCCATGCGCCCGATGACGTGGGAAAGCACTGTGCGGGGGCTGACCACGACCTGATTCACCGGTGCCGCGCGCTGAACTGGGCGATGTTCTCGGCCTGGCGCTGGCGGCGAGACGATCAGATGCCAGAACGGGACCACTGGAGAGTGGAGGGGCTCGACCAGGTTCGTGCGGCACTTGATCGCTGCGGAACGGGCTGA